Genomic window (Phosphitispora fastidiosa):
ATACTTGGCCAGACTCACGGTAAACATCCTTAATAATGTGAGCCTGCCAATTTCTTTTCCGGGAAGGTCAGGACTCAGGCCAAATAACCGGGGCCCGATATCTTCCATCAGCAGGGGAACTGAATTATCAAACAGTTGCTGAATTATTTTCCGGTTAATTTTTACGGGAACCCTCTCCTCACGGCAGATAACCAGCCTGTCGAGTTCCCTTTCCTTGTTCAACCAGCGTCTGGCATAAGTGCGCCCTACATTATAGTCGTGCTGCATAAACCCGGAACCAAGAAACCCGCCAAAATTACCAAAAATCACTCCGGCAAGTTCCCTTTCGGCATCCCTGGGAGCTATCATCTCTACTATAATATCCTGCTTGTTGCGCAGGTCGGCCACCTGTTCCAGAAGGTAACAATACTTGGCAAACATCTCCCTGTCCTGTACCTGCCTGATTTCATTTCTATAAGCATTTCTGATGCGTTCCGTCTCCGCCTTCAGGTAATCCCGCGGGTCGATGCCCAGAATTTTCTCTCCCTTAAACCTGGCCACTTCACTGCATAATCCGTCCAGCACACCTGCTTTTTCCTGTGGAATTCTCTGAGCCTTCCAAATATCTGCCATGGCAGCTACAAATGAGTTCTTCCAGTGGATCCGCCGGTTTACTTTTTCCAGTAACAGCAGGTCCTTGTAAAGAGTCTGGTTGCGGGGTATTGTCCAGACAGCCCTTGCAGCAACGTCAAAGACGCCTTTTTTGCCATCCCACTGCGCTTCTCCGGGCGGGGCCGGGTCAACAACCAGGAAAACCCGCTCATAATCTTCGCCAGGACTGGTGTCCTGCAGTTCACTGACCATCTCAATGGCCCTGTTTAGCGGCTGATTGTTGACTATTCCCCCATCAGAATAATGATATGGCATTTCTCTTAAATCACGGGTAAAGTTATACTTGGAAATCCTGGGAAAATCCCTTTCTGACCTTATTATGGTTTTGGGCTCAAAGGCAACCGGAAAAGCGCTTGAGGCACGGACCGCGTCACGCAGTTCCTGCCACTCCGAAAATTCGCCGGAAATCCTGAATTTTAACGCATCTTCATAGCTGACGGCGCCAATGGAAAATTCATCAGTCCTTGCCGTATGAATCCGGTATTTGATTCCTTCCAGATTGGTAGCCACAGCAACAAAACTGACAGAGTCATATTTCCCTGGATATTTTATGCTGACGGCAGCCGGCGGCCGGATATACTTTTGGATCAGGCTCTCGACTTTATTCCCCGAAAGCAGCGATCTTTCCCCATGGCTTAAAATCAGGA
Coding sequences:
- a CDS encoding patatin-like phospholipase family protein produces the protein MSRKRKIALVFTGGVSLGSFEAGVACEIVKHILENAAPRLEIDVIAGASAGALTGALTALAVVYGIDPAIIGEAWMAVKLEELLILSHGERSLLSGNKVESLIQKYIRPPAAVSIKYPGKYDSVSFVAVATNLEGIKYRIHTARTDEFSIGAVSYEDALKFRISGEFSEWQELRDAVRASSAFPVAFEPKTIIRSERDFPRISKYNFTRDLREMPYHYSDGGIVNNQPLNRAIEMVSELQDTSPGEDYERVFLVVDPAPPGEAQWDGKKGVFDVAARAVWTIPRNQTLYKDLLLLEKVNRRIHWKNSFVAAMADIWKAQRIPQEKAGVLDGLCSEVARFKGEKILGIDPRDYLKAETERIRNAYRNEIRQVQDREMFAKYCYLLEQVADLRNKQDIIVEMIAPRDAERELAGVIFGNFGGFLGSGFMQHDYNVGRTYARRWLNKERELDRLVICREERVPVKINRKIIQQLFDNSVPLLMEDIGPRLFGLSPDLPGKEIGRLTLLRMFTVSLAKYIVNKSINWSKEKMFSR